The Anoxybacillus flavithermus genome has a segment encoding these proteins:
- a CDS encoding Xaa-Pro dipeptidase, which produces MDKVQKLRAQFNEHGIDGFLITNEYNRRYMTNFTGTAGVVLISETDAVFITDFRYVEQATRQIEGYEIVQHTQTLIEEVAKQVERLGIQKLGFEQDDLSYATFSAYEKAIKATLVPVSGAVEKLRLIKSEAEIKILKEAAEIADAAFRHILDFIRPGVREIDVANELEFFMRKQGATSSSFDIIVASGVRSALPHGVATEKVIEKGEFVTLDFGAYYKGYCSDITRTVAVGDVSEELKRIYDVVLQAQLRGVEHIRPGMTGREADALTRDYISACGFGEYFGHSTGHGLGMEVHEMPALSMRSDTVLQPGMVVTVEPGIYIAGLGGVRIEDDIVITENGNERLTLSPKDLITL; this is translated from the coding sequence TTGGATAAAGTACAAAAGCTTCGCGCACAATTTAATGAACATGGCATTGACGGATTTCTTATTACAAATGAATATAACCGTCGCTATATGACGAATTTTACAGGAACGGCAGGTGTTGTTTTAATTAGCGAAACAGACGCCGTATTTATTACAGATTTTCGCTACGTTGAACAAGCGACAAGACAAATTGAAGGATATGAAATTGTGCAACATACGCAAACGCTCATTGAAGAAGTAGCGAAACAAGTCGAGCGATTAGGCATTCAAAAGCTCGGATTTGAACAAGACGATCTTTCATATGCAACGTTTTCAGCATATGAAAAAGCGATTAAAGCAACGCTTGTTCCTGTTTCCGGCGCGGTTGAAAAGTTACGCTTGATTAAGTCGGAAGCAGAGATTAAGATATTAAAGGAAGCAGCCGAGATTGCCGATGCCGCATTTCGCCATATTCTCGATTTTATTCGTCCAGGTGTGCGTGAAATAGATGTGGCAAATGAATTAGAGTTTTTTATGCGTAAACAAGGTGCGACAAGTTCATCGTTTGATATTATCGTTGCATCTGGTGTGCGCTCAGCGTTGCCACATGGAGTAGCGACAGAGAAAGTCATTGAAAAAGGTGAGTTCGTCACGCTTGATTTTGGCGCATATTATAAAGGATATTGCTCTGATATTACGAGAACGGTTGCAGTTGGAGATGTAAGCGAAGAGTTAAAGCGCATATATGATGTCGTGTTGCAAGCTCAGCTTCGTGGCGTTGAACATATTCGTCCAGGGATGACAGGACGAGAGGCAGATGCGCTCACACGCGATTACATTTCTGCTTGTGGATTTGGCGAATACTTTGGGCATTCTACTGGTCATGGTCTTGGCATGGAAGTGCATGAAATGCCGGCGCTTTCAATGCGTTCGGATACAGTACTACAGCCGGGAATGGTTGTGACGGTCGAACCAGGCATTTACATAGCGGGATTAGGCGGTGTTCGCATTGAAGATGACATCGTCATTACAGAAAACGGCAATGAGCGGCTCACTCTTTCACCAAAAGATCTCATTACTTTATAG
- a CDS encoding elongation factor P has translation MISVNDFRTGLTIEVDGDIWRVIEFQHVKPGKGAAFVRSKLRNLRTGAIQEKTFRAGEKVSKAQIDNRKMQYLYANGDQHVFMDMESYEQIELPAKQIEHELKFLKENMEVFIMMYQGETIGVELPNTVELKVVETEPGIKGDTASGGSKPATLETGLVVQVPFFVNEGDVLIINTTDGTYVSRA, from the coding sequence ATGATTTCAGTAAACGATTTTCGTACAGGCTTAACGATTGAAGTCGATGGTGACATTTGGCGCGTCATCGAATTCCAACATGTTAAACCAGGAAAAGGGGCGGCGTTCGTTCGCTCAAAACTTCGTAACTTGCGCACAGGTGCAATTCAAGAAAAAACGTTCCGTGCAGGTGAAAAAGTAAGCAAAGCACAAATCGACAACCGCAAAATGCAATATTTATACGCAAACGGTGATCAACATGTGTTCATGGATATGGAATCATATGAGCAAATTGAACTCCCTGCGAAACAAATTGAACATGAATTAAAGTTTTTAAAAGAAAACATGGAAGTATTTATTATGATGTACCAAGGTGAAACGATCGGTGTTGAATTGCCAAACACAGTTGAGTTAAAAGTTGTTGAAACAGAGCCAGGTATTAAAGGTGATACAGCATCAGGTGGTTCTAAACCAGCAACGTTAGAGACAGGTCTTGTCGTTCAAGTACCGTTCTTCGTCAACGAAGGCGATGTATTAATTATTAACACAACAGACGGCACATACGTATCACGTGCGTAA
- a CDS encoding transposase: protein MKRMELVVTAKIRLLPTETQHLQLVETMQAMKQALNFASKVAYEQHLLSSFKKLRVLVYRDLRELFGLKSQMACNVCTIVAGVYASMKSNGERTLAVFKKPKLQYSYNRDYSFTKDGQLSIGTLNKRIKMPFLTKGQERYFDGSWEFGTGTLVYKKGKFYLHVAAKKVIHPPTVYQNVVGVDMGMRFLVTAVDSRDRHLFIKGNHIQNVKARYVRLRKELQQRNTKSAKRKLKKIAGQENRFMTNVNHCVSKALVRFAGKHSLLVLEDLTGINDTVCVRKKDRYVRFTWSFAQLRSFIEYKARLHDSHVLVVHPAYTSQQCPTCGFTHKNNRKKQIHTFICEACGYTSNDDRVGALNLRQKGIEYHHGVTTQA, encoded by the coding sequence GTGAAACGTATGGAATTGGTCGTCACCGCTAAAATTCGGTTGTTACCAACGGAAACTCAACACCTGCAACTCGTGGAAACGATGCAAGCGATGAAACAAGCGTTGAACTTTGCATCGAAAGTCGCATACGAACAACACCTGCTTTCCTCGTTTAAGAAACTGCGAGTTTTGGTGTATCGAGACTTGCGAGAGTTGTTTGGACTAAAATCACAAATGGCGTGTAACGTGTGTACCATTGTCGCAGGTGTCTATGCGTCCATGAAATCCAATGGCGAACGCACGCTAGCGGTGTTTAAAAAGCCTAAACTCCAATATTCGTACAATCGAGATTACTCGTTTACGAAAGACGGACAGCTGAGCATTGGCACGCTAAACAAACGAATCAAAATGCCTTTTCTTACAAAAGGGCAGGAACGCTATTTCGATGGCTCTTGGGAGTTTGGTACAGGTACCCTTGTGTACAAAAAAGGCAAATTCTACTTGCATGTCGCAGCGAAAAAAGTGATCCATCCCCCTACGGTGTATCAAAACGTTGTCGGTGTGGACATGGGGATGCGCTTTTTAGTGACCGCTGTGGATTCACGCGACCGTCATTTGTTTATCAAGGGCAATCACATTCAGAACGTCAAAGCGCGATACGTCCGACTTCGCAAAGAGCTCCAACAACGCAACACGAAATCCGCTAAACGCAAGCTAAAGAAAATCGCTGGGCAAGAAAACCGTTTCATGACCAATGTCAATCATTGTGTCAGCAAGGCACTTGTTCGGTTTGCAGGGAAGCATAGCTTGCTTGTCCTAGAGGATTTGACGGGCATCAACGATACGGTGTGCGTTCGCAAAAAAGACCGATATGTACGATTTACATGGTCGTTCGCTCAACTCCGCTCGTTCATTGAATATAAAGCACGACTACACGACAGCCACGTCCTTGTCGTTCATCCTGCTTACACGAGCCAGCAATGCCCGACATGTGGGTTTACCCATAAAAACAACCGCAAAAAACAGATCCATACGTTTATATGTGAGGCATGTGGCTATACATCCAACGATGATCGAGTAGGGGCGTTAAACTTACGCCAAAAGGGAATCGAGTACCATCATGGCGTGACCACCCAAGCATGA
- a CDS encoding stage III sporulation protein AA: protein MQAVFDMLPKTLVHAIQSFSIFPQSTIEEIRIRIHRPLEVIAGGRSYICPHVVQTEEGVELLNKLSQYSLYTIEEELKKGYITIQGGHRVGLAGKVITEGGKVKAIRHITSFNIRMARQQIGMAAPLLPYLYDGRWFNTMIIGAPQTGKTTLLRDIARIVSSGVTEQHIAPRKVGIVDERSEIAGCVKGIPQFTFGCRVDVLDACPKAEGMMMMIRSMSPDVLIVDEIGSEADCTAILEAVHAGVGLFMTAHGRHLDDLMKRPSLRPIIEQAVFERFVELTNIGRPGTIQAIRDSSGRDVYRKMSVM from the coding sequence ATGCAGGCAGTATTTGATATGTTGCCTAAAACGCTTGTTCATGCTATTCAATCGTTTTCTATTTTTCCCCAGTCTACGATTGAAGAAATTCGCATTCGTATTCATCGACCGTTGGAAGTCATCGCTGGTGGGAGGTCGTACATATGTCCGCATGTTGTACAAACGGAAGAAGGTGTCGAACTATTAAATAAACTAAGCCAATATTCCCTTTACACGATCGAGGAAGAGCTGAAAAAAGGCTATATCACCATTCAAGGCGGCCATCGCGTCGGTTTAGCTGGAAAAGTAATTACAGAAGGTGGGAAAGTAAAAGCAATCCGACATATTACGTCATTTAACATCCGAATGGCCCGGCAACAAATCGGCATGGCTGCTCCCCTTCTCCCTTATTTATACGACGGTCGGTGGTTTAATACAATGATCATTGGTGCACCTCAAACAGGAAAAACAACGCTCCTTCGTGATATTGCACGTATCGTCAGCAGCGGGGTGACAGAGCAGCATATTGCTCCTCGAAAAGTTGGTATTGTCGATGAACGATCAGAAATTGCCGGTTGTGTCAAAGGCATTCCGCAATTTACATTCGGATGCCGCGTCGATGTGCTCGATGCATGCCCGAAAGCGGAAGGCATGATGATGATGATCCGTTCGATGAGCCCAGATGTTTTAATTGTTGACGAAATTGGAAGCGAAGCGGATTGTACGGCTATTTTAGAAGCTGTTCATGCAGGAGTTGGTTTATTTATGACAGCGCACGGTCGCCATCTGGACGATTTGATGAAGCGTCCATCGCTGCGTCCGATTATAGAACAAGCTGTATTTGAGCGCTTTGTTGAATTGACGAATATCGGACGCCCTGGGACGATTCAAGCCATTCGCGATTCAAGCGGTCGCGACGTATATCGAAAGATGAGTGTGATGTAA
- a CDS encoding stage III sporulation protein SpoAB (necessary for complete engulfment of forespore), with amino-acid sequence MKWIGAVCIILATTWSGFEASRLLRERTKQLRQLKMALQSLEAEIMYGHTPLIDASLRLSQQLSRPLSWLFESFAQKLQKGTMNARQAWEESLHEIWKMTALKEGELEIMKQFGETLGQYDHEIQQNYIRLTMVHLEREEGDAIEKQQRYEKMMKSLGVLTGILIVLLLI; translated from the coding sequence ATGAAATGGATCGGAGCGGTATGCATCATATTAGCAACGACATGGTCAGGATTTGAAGCGTCGCGACTTTTACGAGAGCGCACAAAACAGTTGCGTCAGTTAAAAATGGCATTGCAGTCGCTTGAAGCAGAAATTATGTACGGACATACACCGTTAATAGACGCTTCCCTTCGCTTGTCCCAGCAACTATCGCGACCGTTATCATGGTTGTTTGAATCGTTTGCGCAAAAGTTGCAAAAAGGAACGATGAACGCACGTCAAGCTTGGGAAGAAAGCTTACATGAAATATGGAAAATGACCGCTTTAAAAGAAGGAGAATTGGAAATTATGAAGCAGTTTGGCGAGACGCTTGGGCAGTACGATCATGAAATTCAGCAAAATTACATTCGCTTAACGATGGTGCATTTAGAGAGAGAAGAAGGGGATGCCATTGAAAAACAACAGCGCTATGAAAAAATGATGAAAAGTTTAGGGGTATTAACCGGCATTCTCATCGTGCTTTTACTCATATAG
- a CDS encoding stage III sporulation protein AC, which yields MGVDVDLIFRIAGVGIIVAFLHTVLEGFGKKEYAQWVTLLGFIYILFLVISIVQDLFQKIKSVFLFQS from the coding sequence ATGGGTGTTGACGTAGATTTAATTTTTCGTATTGCTGGTGTAGGTATTATTGTTGCTTTTTTGCATACGGTGTTAGAAGGATTCGGGAAAAAGGAATATGCTCAATGGGTTACATTATTAGGGTTTATTTATATTTTATTTTTAGTTATTTCGATCGTCCAAGACTTATTTCAAAAAATTAAATCCGTTTTTTTGTTTCAAAGTTAG
- a CDS encoding stage III sporulation protein AD, whose product MLQIVGLGLIATFLVTILNEHKSNISLLLTVFVGTVIFLFLIDRIQDIFQMVQTLANEAHVQTVYVETILKIIGIAYIAEFGAQISKDAGQGAIAGKIELGGKILILAMAIPILTALIETILSFLPMKG is encoded by the coding sequence ATTTTACAAATTGTTGGACTTGGATTGATTGCCACGTTTTTAGTGACGATTTTAAACGAACATAAGTCGAATATTTCGCTTTTACTGACCGTTTTTGTCGGAACAGTTATTTTTTTATTCTTAATTGATCGCATTCAAGACATTTTTCAGATGGTTCAAACGTTAGCCAACGAAGCACACGTTCAAACCGTTTACGTTGAAACGATTTTGAAAATTATTGGCATTGCCTATATTGCGGAGTTTGGTGCACAAATTTCAAAAGATGCAGGACAAGGAGCGATTGCGGGAAAAATTGAGCTTGGTGGGAAAATTTTAATTTTAGCGATGGCCATCCCAATTTTAACTGCTCTCATCGAAACGATTTTAAGTTTTCTTCCGATGAAGGGGTGA
- a CDS encoding stage III sporulation protein AE, which yields MKRAPILFLFFLFFLPSIVQASPPTNELVKQQAEQVGVESIKQYWDHIVQQYGGLLPESQKGSFWQFINGEKELSLSEWLQAFIKFLLYELMANGKLLSMLILLTIFSLFLQSLQNAFSHHAVSKVAHAVVYMVLMIIALNSFHVAVTYAKEAIQTMTSFMIALLPILLALMASSGGVVSVAFFHPIVLFFMNITGTVVERFSLPLLFLATILSIVSLLSEHYKVTKLANLLRNISVGSLGIMLTIFFGVLSVKGATTAIADGIAIRAAKFVAGNFIPIIGRMFTDAADTVVTASVLLKNTVGLFGVALLLLIAAFPAIKILVIALIYQLAAAILQPMGGGIVISCLSIMSKSIMYVLVALMIVSLMFFLSMTVIIAAGNLTMMVR from the coding sequence ATGAAGCGCGCTCCGATCTTATTTCTCTTTTTTCTTTTTTTCTTGCCTTCTATTGTACAAGCTTCACCGCCAACGAATGAGCTAGTCAAACAACAAGCAGAACAAGTTGGGGTAGAGTCAATCAAGCAATATTGGGATCATATCGTTCAACAATACGGCGGGTTGCTCCCGGAAAGTCAAAAAGGGTCGTTTTGGCAATTCATCAATGGTGAAAAAGAACTATCGCTCAGCGAATGGTTACAGGCGTTTATAAAGTTTTTATTGTATGAGCTTATGGCGAATGGAAAATTGCTAAGTATGCTTATTTTACTAACGATATTTAGCTTATTTTTACAATCGTTACAAAACGCATTTTCACATCACGCTGTGAGCAAAGTGGCGCATGCGGTTGTGTATATGGTGCTTATGATTATCGCATTAAATAGTTTTCATGTTGCGGTGACGTATGCGAAAGAAGCTATTCAGACGATGACAAGCTTTATGATTGCGCTTTTACCCATTTTACTGGCGCTGATGGCGTCATCAGGGGGAGTTGTATCTGTTGCCTTTTTCCATCCGATTGTGCTGTTTTTTATGAATATAACAGGGACGGTCGTTGAACGTTTTTCATTGCCGCTTTTGTTTTTAGCGACAATTTTAAGCATTGTTAGCTTATTGAGCGAACATTATAAAGTAACAAAACTAGCAAATTTGTTGCGCAACATTAGCGTCGGTTCACTCGGGATCATGTTGACGATTTTCTTCGGCGTGTTGTCTGTCAAAGGAGCGACAACCGCCATTGCTGACGGAATTGCGATACGGGCGGCTAAATTTGTCGCAGGAAACTTCATTCCTATCATTGGAAGAATGTTCACTGACGCCGCTGACACCGTTGTCACTGCCTCCGTCTTATTAAAAAATACAGTTGGGTTGTTCGGAGTCGCTTTATTGCTCTTAATTGCAGCGTTTCCAGCGATCAAAATTTTAGTCATTGCGCTTATTTATCAACTAGCAGCTGCTATATTACAACCGATGGGAGGAGGCATCGTCATTTCCTGTTTAAGCATCATGAGCAAAAGCATTATGTATGTACTCGTTGCCTTGATGATCGTATCGCTTATGTTTTTTTTAAGCATGACCGTCATCATTGCAGCAGGAAATTTAACGATGATGGTTCGCTGA
- a CDS encoding stage III sporulation protein AF: MDAVGLLTEWIAHLITFILLAVVIELILPNGSFQKYVKMVVGLLFIFILFSPLLRLFHGNVDTWFVSIQQQQNETIENDIERKKKEIQASQRAYILEQMAVQLKNTAAEELMRTYGLTVTDISLTIGESDQIPPPIEAITVELAEEATSVVKPIRIQSSPSTTEQHDDIARFLAHMWEVDPEMITIHLERRE, translated from the coding sequence ATGGACGCTGTGGGACTCTTGACAGAATGGATTGCTCATCTCATTACATTTATTTTGCTAGCCGTTGTCATTGAACTGATTTTACCAAACGGTTCGTTTCAAAAGTATGTCAAAATGGTCGTCGGTCTATTGTTTATTTTCATATTATTTTCTCCGCTTCTTCGTTTGTTTCACGGAAACGTAGATACGTGGTTTGTTTCAATTCAGCAACAACAAAATGAAACGATTGAAAATGACATTGAAAGAAAGAAAAAAGAAATACAAGCCTCGCAACGTGCATATATTTTAGAACAAATGGCTGTCCAGCTAAAGAACACAGCGGCTGAGGAGTTGATGCGCACATATGGGTTAACGGTGACGGACATTTCATTAACGATTGGGGAGTCAGACCAAATCCCCCCTCCGATTGAAGCGATTACGGTAGAGTTGGCAGAAGAAGCGACTTCTGTTGTCAAACCAATTCGCATTCAATCATCGCCATCAACAACGGAACAACATGACGACATCGCCCGCTTTTTAGCGCATATGTGGGAAGTAGACCCTGAGATGATTACGATTCATCTAGAAAGGAGGGAGTAG
- a CDS encoding stage III sporulation protein AG produces the protein MKQWIEKNGFIAILFVFGLSFMIFGNVFNFSSSKQVQQETTQAVFRQSDEEKKLKQIADYEERYEQQLKEALEAIVGVGEVKVIVNVDATEQNVLEKNATVQKKRTTEEDKEGGKRQIEDESTDEKIVIVRKGDEETPLVLQTKKPDIRGVLVVAKGADQVQVKKWIVEAVTRTLNVPSHRVAVLPKK, from the coding sequence GTGAAACAATGGATTGAAAAAAACGGATTCATCGCCATCCTTTTCGTTTTCGGTTTATCGTTTATGATTTTTGGCAACGTGTTCAACTTTTCTTCGTCCAAACAAGTTCAGCAAGAAACCACTCAAGCTGTATTTCGCCAATCAGATGAAGAAAAAAAATTAAAGCAAATTGCCGACTATGAAGAACGATACGAACAACAACTAAAAGAAGCACTTGAAGCGATTGTTGGCGTTGGTGAAGTAAAAGTGATCGTAAATGTCGACGCTACAGAACAAAATGTACTTGAAAAAAATGCAACCGTTCAAAAAAAACGAACGACGGAAGAAGATAAAGAAGGAGGAAAGCGTCAAATTGAAGATGAATCAACAGACGAAAAAATTGTGATCGTGCGCAAAGGAGACGAAGAAACACCTCTCGTTTTGCAAACGAAAAAACCAGATATTCGTGGTGTGCTTGTTGTTGCGAAAGGAGCCGATCAAGTGCAAGTGAAAAAATGGATTGTCGAAGCAGTGACGCGAACGTTGAACGTTCCAAGCCATCGCGTTGCTGTTTTACCAAAAAAGTAA
- a CDS encoding stage III sporulation protein AH encodes MLKKQTVWLLTMFSLVVVLSVYYVTSPQLTEQVAFEQKEEANNEKGLKPTDEAMKEEVANEEDVAVEQTNTGSDDLFTALRLEIEDERSKLRQELNAIVASNNVSAEEKSKAIDQLQQLSNIAEKEAVLETLIKSKGYDDALVRVHENQVHITVKAKEHSKKAANEIIQLVQSELGRVQDVAVRFQK; translated from the coding sequence ATGTTGAAAAAACAAACGGTTTGGTTGTTAACAATGTTTAGTTTAGTTGTCGTTTTATCGGTGTATTATGTAACAAGTCCTCAGCTTACAGAGCAAGTAGCGTTTGAACAAAAGGAAGAGGCAAACAATGAAAAAGGTTTAAAACCGACGGATGAAGCCATGAAAGAAGAAGTCGCAAATGAGGAAGATGTGGCGGTTGAACAAACGAATACAGGAAGCGACGATTTATTTACAGCGCTTCGACTCGAAATTGAGGATGAGCGAAGCAAGTTACGTCAAGAACTCAATGCCATTGTCGCTTCCAATAACGTATCTGCCGAAGAAAAAAGCAAAGCGATTGATCAGTTGCAACAACTATCGAACATTGCGGAAAAAGAAGCAGTGTTAGAAACGTTAATTAAATCGAAAGGATACGACGATGCGCTCGTTCGCGTTCACGAAAATCAAGTGCATATTACAGTAAAAGCAAAAGAACATTCGAAAAAAGCCGCGAATGAAATTATCCAACTCGTGCAAAGTGAACTTGGCCGCGTGCAAGACGTAGCTGTTCGTTTTCAAAAATAA
- a CDS encoding acetyl-CoA carboxylase, biotin carboxyl carrier protein, producing MLKIQEIRELIRLVNESNIVEFVYEHDGSKIKMKKAGATEQVVVAAPKVDVPQTAVFQQQTPVTPVVEKVEVKEEVKPEKQVVATENLHTITSPMVGTFYAAPSPDAAPYVKVGDKVKKDTIVCIVEAMKLFNEIEAEVDGEIVEVLVKNGQLVEYGQPLFLVKPE from the coding sequence ATGTTGAAAATCCAAGAAATTCGCGAATTAATCCGATTAGTAAACGAGTCAAACATTGTCGAGTTTGTATATGAACACGATGGCTCAAAAATTAAAATGAAAAAAGCTGGAGCAACAGAACAAGTTGTCGTTGCCGCACCGAAAGTGGACGTGCCACAAACAGCTGTCTTTCAACAACAAACGCCGGTGACACCAGTCGTTGAAAAGGTGGAAGTGAAAGAAGAAGTGAAGCCGGAAAAACAAGTTGTTGCAACAGAAAACTTACATACGATTACGTCGCCGATGGTCGGTACGTTTTATGCAGCACCGTCACCAGATGCTGCGCCGTACGTAAAAGTTGGCGATAAAGTGAAAAAAGATACGATTGTATGTATTGTTGAAGCAATGAAATTGTTTAACGAAATCGAAGCAGAAGTCGATGGAGAAATTGTAGAAGTGCTTGTGAAAAACGGCCAGCTCGTTGAATATGGACAACCTTTATTCCTTGTGAAGCCTGAATAA
- a CDS encoding acetyl-CoA carboxylase biotin carboxylase subunit has translation MIKKLLIANRGEIAVRIIRACKELGIETVAVFSEADREALHVQLADEAYCIGPKTSKDSYLNFTNIMSVATLTQCDAIHPGYGFLAENADFAELCRECNVTFVGPSPEAITKMGTKDVARETMRQAGVPIVPGSQGIIESMDEAIALANEIGYPVIIKATAGGGGKGIRVARNEQELIKGITITQQEAATAFGNPGVYIEKYIEDFRHVEIQVLADSYGNVIHLGERDCTIQRRLQKLLEETPSPVLDEDMRQKMGEAAVKAAQAVQYTGAGTVEFIYDYRNRQFYFMEMNTRIQVEHPVTEMVTGVDLIKEQIRVASGEKLTLKQEDVKFNGWSIECRINAENPAKNFMPSAGKIQMYLPPGGFGVRVDSAAYPGYTIPPYYDSMIAKLIVHAPTREEAIARMKRALSEFVIEGVHTTIPFHLKLLEHEKFVEGNFNTKFLETYDVMNS, from the coding sequence ATGATAAAAAAATTGTTAATCGCCAATCGTGGGGAAATTGCTGTTCGAATTATTCGGGCGTGCAAAGAACTTGGCATCGAGACGGTTGCTGTATTTTCTGAGGCGGATCGTGAAGCGCTTCATGTTCAATTAGCAGACGAAGCATATTGTATCGGTCCAAAAACGTCTAAAGACAGCTATTTAAATTTCACAAACATCATGAGCGTGGCGACGTTAACCCAATGTGACGCCATTCACCCAGGATATGGTTTTTTAGCTGAAAATGCTGATTTTGCTGAACTGTGCCGTGAGTGTAACGTAACGTTTGTCGGACCAAGTCCGGAAGCGATTACAAAAATGGGAACGAAAGATGTTGCACGTGAAACGATGAGACAAGCTGGGGTTCCGATCGTTCCTGGTTCACAAGGAATCATTGAAAGCATGGACGAGGCAATTGCGCTAGCGAACGAAATCGGGTATCCTGTTATTATTAAGGCAACTGCAGGTGGCGGTGGAAAAGGCATTCGAGTCGCTCGAAATGAGCAAGAGCTCATTAAAGGAATTACGATCACACAACAAGAAGCAGCAACAGCGTTTGGAAATCCAGGGGTATATATTGAAAAATACATCGAAGATTTTCGTCATGTGGAGATTCAAGTGTTAGCCGATTCATATGGGAATGTGATTCATCTTGGTGAGCGCGATTGTACAATTCAACGTCGTTTACAAAAATTGCTCGAAGAGACACCATCCCCTGTGCTTGACGAAGATATGCGTCAAAAAATGGGGGAAGCAGCTGTCAAAGCAGCGCAAGCCGTTCAATACACCGGGGCAGGAACAGTTGAATTTATTTACGATTATCGCAATCGTCAGTTTTATTTTATGGAAATGAACACGCGCATCCAAGTAGAACATCCTGTGACGGAAATGGTGACAGGTGTCGATTTAATTAAAGAACAAATTCGCGTTGCCTCTGGTGAGAAATTAACGTTGAAACAAGAAGATGTGAAGTTTAACGGTTGGTCTATCGAATGCCGTATTAATGCGGAAAACCCTGCGAAAAACTTTATGCCATCGGCTGGGAAAATTCAAATGTACTTGCCTCCAGGGGGATTTGGTGTGCGAGTGGATTCTGCTGCTTATCCAGGTTATACGATTCCGCCGTATTACGATTCGATGATTGCCAAACTGATCGTTCATGCACCGACGCGCGAAGAAGCGATCGCACGCATGAAACGCGCATTGAGTGAGTTTGTTATTGAAGGAGTTCATACGACGATTCCGTTTCATTTGAAATTGCTCGAGCATGAAAAGTTTGTCGAAGGAAACTTTAATACAAAGTTTTTAGAAACATACGATGTAATGAACTCTTAA
- a CDS encoding Asp23/Gls24 family envelope stress response protein, translating into MSEHVLEMENGHNGLGKVEIAPEVIEVIAGIAASEIEGVAQMRGNFAAGVVERLGKKNHGKGVKVDLTDRGIIIDIYCVMNFGVSIPTVSQKIQENVRQALLTMTGLETAEVNVHIVGVQFETPKVETEVE; encoded by the coding sequence ATGTCTGAACACGTATTAGAAATGGAAAATGGCCATAACGGTTTAGGGAAAGTAGAAATTGCACCGGAAGTTATTGAAGTCATCGCTGGCATTGCGGCTTCTGAAATTGAAGGGGTGGCGCAAATGCGTGGCAACTTTGCTGCCGGTGTTGTAGAACGGCTAGGGAAAAAAAATCATGGCAAAGGTGTAAAAGTCGACTTAACAGATCGCGGCATTATCATTGATATTTATTGTGTCATGAACTTTGGCGTATCTATTCCAACGGTCTCACAAAAAATTCAAGAGAACGTTCGTCAAGCGTTGTTGACGATGACAGGGCTAGAGACAGCTGAAGTGAACGTTCATATTGTTGGTGTTCAATTTGAAACACCGAAAGTAGAGACGGAAGTCGAATAA
- a CDS encoding N utilization substance protein B, protein MKRHTAREKALQALFQIDVGGIEPHEAVANVIEEETDPFMEMLVFGVVEHQKEIDDLLRQHLEKWTLERVTNVDRSILRMAVFEMKYMDDIPLSVSMDEAIELAKVFGDEKSSRFINGVLAKIKETLS, encoded by the coding sequence ATGAAACGGCATACAGCAAGAGAAAAAGCATTGCAAGCATTGTTTCAAATTGACGTAGGAGGCATTGAGCCACACGAAGCGGTTGCGAACGTCATTGAAGAAGAAACAGATCCGTTTATGGAGATGCTTGTTTTTGGCGTAGTTGAACATCAAAAAGAAATTGATGATTTATTGCGCCAACATTTAGAAAAATGGACGTTAGAGCGTGTCACAAACGTCGATCGCTCGATTTTACGTATGGCTGTATTTGAAATGAAATATATGGACGATATCCCGTTGAGTGTAAGTATGGATGAAGCTATTGAGTTAGCTAAAGTGTTTGGCGATGAAAAATCAAGTCGCTTTATTAACGGCGTGCTTGCAAAAATAAAAGAAACATTGTCTTAA